One Sagittula stellata E-37 genomic window, CATCTCGCCGGTCGCCTGCGCGGTCAGCATGGTCTCGATGCGGATGTTCTCGTAGTTGCCGGCGTAGTTGCTTTCGTACAGTTCGTGCCGCCCGCCGAACTCGGACCCCATCGCATCCCAGAGAAGCTTCAGCAGCTTCACCCGATCCACGGCGACCATACCGTTCGAGCCGCGCACGAAACGGTCGATGTAGGGGCGGATCTCCTCGGAGCCGAAGTCCATGGCCGAGGACGGCAGGTAGATCAGACCCGACGCCACGTGGCGCTCGATCAGCTCCTTGATGCGGCTGTAGGCCATGGGCGCAAAGACCCGGTAGGCGAGGCCATAGTTGACGTTGGGCAGGACGTAGCCGCCGGTGCCTTCCCACGGCACGGGGGATTTGACCATCGCGTCGGACAGGCCCCAGAACAGGTTGCGCCAGGCGATGACCTCTCCCACGGCGGTCTGCGGGCCCCGGAACACGCCCGAGCCGGTCGCCTCCAGTGCCTTGGCGAAGAGGCCCGAGATGAAGTCCAGCTTGACCGCCAGGCGCGTCACGCCATGCAGAGTGAACCTCGGGATGAAGCCCGACGCCGGGAAGAAGGCATTGATCTTCTCCACGTCACCGTAGATGAAGATGTTCTCCCACGGCACCAGCACCTTGTCGAACACGAGGATGCTGTCGTTCTCGTCCAGGCGGCTCGACAGCGGGTAGTCGAAGGGCGTGCCCATGACAGCCGCGTTCAGCTCGTAGGACGAACGTGAGATCAACTTGACCCCTTCGCTGTCCATCGGCGCGGTGAAGATCAGGGCGAACTTCTTCTCCTTTATCGGGATGCCGTAGTGGGCAATGAAGTTGTAGTGCGTCAGCGCCGAGCCGGTGGCGACCACCTTCGCCCCAGACACGATCAGGCCCGCGTCGGTTTCCTTCTCCACCTGCATGTAGACATCGCCGGTTTCCTCGATGGGCAGGTGGCGGTCGATCGGCGGGTTGACGATGGCGTGGTTCCAGTAGTCCAGCCGCTCTTGCGTGCGCGCGTACCACATCTTCGCGTTCTCGGCGTATTCACCGTAGAAGGCGGAGTTCGCGCCGAGTGTGCCGAGGAAGGCCGCCTTGTAGTCCGGCGCCCGGCCCATCCAGCCATTGGCCACGCGCTGCGTCTCGGCGATGGCATCACGGCCTGCGATCAGGTCTTCCGCCGACTTCGGCCCCATGAAGAACGGATGCGTCCAGCCGCCCGATCCGGTGTCGGTGGGGCGCCCCAGCGTATCCTTCTGTTCGTTCAGCCTGTCGTACCAGCGCGCCACCATGCGCGAAGAATTGCGGAATGCCGGGTGCTTCGTGACGTCCTTGACGCGCTCGCCATGGATATAGACGCAACGTCCGTCCTGAAGGCTTTCGAGAAATTCGGCGCCGGTGTAGGGCGCGGTGCCTTGTGTCGTTTGGTCTTTCATCTTGTCCTCCCTTGGTCCCGTCCG contains:
- a CDS encoding 4-hydroxyphenylacetate 3-hydroxylase N-terminal domain-containing protein, with amino-acid sequence MKDQTTQGTAPYTGAEFLESLQDGRCVYIHGERVKDVTKHPAFRNSSRMVARWYDRLNEQKDTLGRPTDTGSGGWTHPFFMGPKSAEDLIAGRDAIAETQRVANGWMGRAPDYKAAFLGTLGANSAFYGEYAENAKMWYARTQERLDYWNHAIVNPPIDRHLPIEETGDVYMQVEKETDAGLIVSGAKVVATGSALTHYNFIAHYGIPIKEKKFALIFTAPMDSEGVKLISRSSYELNAAVMGTPFDYPLSSRLDENDSILVFDKVLVPWENIFIYGDVEKINAFFPASGFIPRFTLHGVTRLAVKLDFISGLFAKALEATGSGVFRGPQTAVGEVIAWRNLFWGLSDAMVKSPVPWEGTGGYVLPNVNYGLAYRVFAPMAYSRIKELIERHVASGLIYLPSSAMDFGSEEIRPYIDRFVRGSNGMVAVDRVKLLKLLWDAMGSEFGGRHELYESNYAGNYENIRIETMLTAQATGEMEMMQNLVEEYMSEYGIDGWNVADMINPWDVNRLKGGFQ